Below is a window of Arabidopsis thaliana chromosome 2, partial sequence DNA.
CGTGTATTCAAAGGCACTGTTCATAAGCCCACCGTTACAACCAGAATCACATGAACCTTCCTCTTCTGGATCACACTGCAAGTAACAGCTGAGATTATGACTTGTAATCTTCTAAAGATAATGGCACATTGTTGCATAACTCAAATCGTAACCACAGAAACTACGTATTTCTTGGATAACAAGTAAGTATGAACAATCAAACAGAGCTTCCATCAAGCAAGAGGAGACGCATATATATTCATACCTCGTGATCACAATCGACGAGCTGTTGTTCACTGAGACTAACGAGTTTGCCAGTAGCGAGGAAGTGAGCACCTTCAAGGGCACCTGTAGTGCTAAAACTCCAGCAAGAACCACAAGATCCCTAATAAACAGTGATCATTCAAGTCCATTATTATTCATATTCTCCAAATGacatcattatcatcacaTTGATGATTGAATTACCTGGTTTTTCACGGGAGTAACCGCGCCGCGATCTCTCCAATCAAACTCCTCCGGAAGATTCTGAGTAGGGAGAATCGGGGCTTGATTAGCGTCTTTAGGAAGCTTAAACCCACCTTTAACCCCTAAATGCTTTCTCCGAAACTCAGAACGAGTCAGATCCGAAAACTGCGTTACGCCGTGACGAGCAGAAGGATCCATCTTCTGGTGACGCATCGCTCGCAGGAGATTTGctttgaaaacagagaatctgTAATAATGCTCCTCAATGGAACCGTAAACCTTGCCGAATTTCTTCTTGAAGAGAGTAAAGTGATCCTCCGATGACAAAACTTTCGGCTCTGTTTCATCAACCACTTGCCTGATCAACACATCTTCGTCTCCACAAACCGAAACAGAGACGAACACAAAGataagagaaacagagaacaaaacCCTAAGATGATAATCCatgactttttaaaaaattatggagagaagaaaacagagctgagggattaaataaaaaaatattcgaaGACGAAATCGAAAAAATCGGACGGTTTGGAACCAATGATAATTTGACACGTGGAAATGTATGACCTGTAGTTGTGATGTTTAGTTGGCACACGCCTACGGAGTCTTCGGTAGTTAGGTAAATAACCGTTATAGGCTTTATCTAACTATGTCGACAAAACCGGTTCGgttcaaaacaataaattctGTTTTGTTAAGGTTCAAGTTCGGTCTAGTTTTGACgatacaaatacaaaacaagGTTGTGTTCGCAGCATTCACTACTTCGGAGATTTTTCAGACAGAATCAAAAAACAGATACAAGGAAacttaaaaatatcaaaacttacatttgtttgattcaagTCTCAAGATTCGAACCACCTCCTGACTTGACCggaactctgtttttgtgggCCGGTTTTGGCTGAGCTCTGCGAGAACTTAGACCTGTATTTCTCAATCAACAGATCAAGTTTGTCCACAACTTCTGCACCACCTTGACCTTGAccttgcttcttcctcttcctctgccCATTTCTATTCTCTTCACCTCTATCCTCCCCGAACTTCCTCTTCCTTGGTTCGCTCAAATCTTTGGAAATTTTCGGATCTGGTTTCTCAGTTGTCTCTTTCTGTCTCATCAATTGGCCTTTCTTGTTTGAAGACGGTTTTTCCTGTGTGCGTATaggtctcttcttctctgctgCATTATCTTTTACTGCTATATtggattttgcttcttctttactcTCTTCACGTGGTCCCTTCTTAAACCTGGCTGCATTCTCTTTCCTTGGACCAGTGTTATCCCCTTCCCTCGTTTTTCGTTTGTATTTATTGTCAGGTGCCTGTGCTTCGCCGTTCGCCTGCTGCTGATCAGATTCATTGTGTTTCTCGCGTTGCTGAAACTGCTGCTGCTTAGCTTCTCGTATCTTCAGCTTCTGGACATTATCAACAGCAAATTCTATGACAGGGCGGTGTTGAGGACCAAATGTCTCTGCAGAGATAACCAAAAC
It encodes the following:
- a CDS encoding Papain family cysteine protease (Papain family cysteine protease; FUNCTIONS IN: cysteine-type endopeptidase activity, cysteine-type peptidase activity; INVOLVED IN: proteolysis; LOCATED IN: endomembrane system; EXPRESSED IN: 17 plant structures; EXPRESSED DURING: 9 growth stages; CONTAINS InterPro DOMAIN/s: Peptidase C1A, papain (InterPro:IPR013128), Proteinase inhibitor I29, cathepsin propeptide (InterPro:IPR013201), Peptidase C1A, papain C-terminal (InterPro:IPR000668), Peptidase, cysteine peptidase active site (InterPro:IPR000169); BEST Arabidopsis thaliana protein match is: Papain family cysteine protease (TAIR:AT4G39090.1); Has 7727 Blast hits to 7665 proteins in 722 species: Archae - 65; Bacteria - 238; Metazoa - 3256; Fungi - 4; Plants - 1824; Viruses - 140; Other Eukaryotes - 2200 (source: NCBI BLink).) encodes the protein MDYHLRVLFSVSLIFVFVSVSVCGDEDVLIRQVVDETEPKVLSSEDHFTLFKKKFGKVYGSIEEHYYRFSVFKANLLRAMRHQKMDPSARHGVTQFSDLTRSEFRRKHLGVKGGFKLPKDANQAPILPTQNLPEEFDWRDRGAVTPVKNQGSCGSCWSFSTTGALEGAHFLATGKLVSLSEQQLVDCDHECDPEEEGSCDSGCNGGLMNSAFEYTLKTGGLMREKDYPYTGTDGGSCKLDRSKIVASVSNFSVVSINEDQIAANLIKNGPLAVAINAAYMQTYIGGVSCPYICSRRLNHGVLLVGYGSAGFSQARLKEKPYWIIKNSWGESWGENGFYKICKGRNICGVDSLVSTVAATTS